In Bradyrhizobium guangxiense, one DNA window encodes the following:
- a CDS encoding HrpF/NolX family T3SS translocon protein: protein MSVNNLSLAANSNVALSGLAPGLTPAQELSSFEAVLASYALNDTTGDHSAPQDSASESTKNLTEELIQLTGNIVPPDVRAALDAEAYSQPPQSTSAAASTAIAAAPVPSSRITWNSGTLTDTELQIVSVLNRHKDKCPLDWKSLVDLATDPSTPPDLKTAIEALQQDPELFYAIGSQGDGRCGGTIKAGDLSGFSDHHSQVAAFQEQQARRYEHNYVPSDGTGNGQPCVMTQTDALRELYRYSDNLPKNLSLADFRQIVDGEAKTGKCPPQVLAAARYFLNHPEEWKQLYGGSVDKVHKEDFLQMASSSMNLTHAELDTLGTINKNQAAFFGKGDLTRETLTSMVDDKSLAPDVRKAASQLLSDPLLFGLLNNSITGYKTHHKFFDFGGGHTVDSGNISSNDFTHFFSNMSGANRTAHQLKQHAVQPAADQAAVKDMMTGVADQPDVKSPKKNGGAFMHAFDEVLKVGSNVLDWAATAVGVLGFIPGLGELTDLASMILESEAQAANLLHTAITGGNIKQALEEAGLNLAAQAVGCIGGPEVKLAMREGLTKQAIQEAATAGVNLPVSMAQSYAEDYLNSLKERIESADMQAAGVYS, encoded by the coding sequence ATGTCAGTCAACAACCTATCCCTCGCCGCCAACTCGAACGTGGCTTTGTCCGGGCTTGCCCCCGGGCTCACTCCGGCGCAAGAGCTGTCAAGTTTCGAGGCGGTGCTTGCGAGCTACGCCTTAAATGACACGACCGGCGATCATTCCGCACCACAGGATTCGGCCTCGGAGTCGACTAAGAACCTGACGGAGGAGCTCATACAGCTGACGGGGAATATCGTGCCACCCGACGTTAGGGCTGCATTGGACGCAGAAGCGTATAGCCAGCCCCCGCAGTCAACCTCTGCTGCGGCCTCCACTGCGATTGCAGCGGCGCCAGTACCCAGCTCACGGATTACATGGAACAGTGGCACTCTGACTGACACCGAGTTGCAGATTGTGTCGGTGCTGAACCGTCATAAAGATAAATGCCCCCTAGATTGGAAGTCGCTCGTAGATTTGGCGACGGACCCCTCCACACCGCCGGATCTGAAGACGGCGATCGAAGCATTGCAGCAGGATCCGGAGCTCTTCTATGCGATAGGCTCACAAGGCGATGGCCGCTGCGGGGGGACAATCAAGGCAGGAGATCTCTCCGGCTTCTCCGATCATCACTCACAAGTGGCTGCATTCCAGGAGCAGCAGGCGCGGCGCTACGAGCATAACTACGTTCCGTCGGACGGCACCGGAAACGGCCAGCCCTGCGTTATGACCCAGACCGACGCACTGCGTGAGCTCTATCGCTATTCTGATAATTTGCCCAAGAACCTGAGCCTCGCGGATTTCAGGCAGATCGTTGATGGCGAGGCTAAAACGGGTAAATGCCCACCTCAGGTTCTCGCAGCCGCGAGATACTTCCTCAATCATCCAGAGGAATGGAAACAGTTGTATGGCGGCTCGGTAGATAAGGTCCACAAAGAGGACTTCTTGCAGATGGCTTCGTCATCGATGAACCTCACGCATGCCGAGTTGGATACGCTAGGTACGATCAATAAGAACCAAGCGGCTTTTTTCGGGAAGGGTGACCTGACCCGGGAGACGCTCACTAGTATGGTCGATGACAAGAGTCTCGCCCCGGACGTGCGAAAGGCGGCCTCCCAGCTGTTGTCGGATCCTCTCTTGTTCGGATTGCTGAACAACTCGATCACAGGCTACAAGACCCACCACAAGTTCTTCGACTTCGGCGGCGGCCATACGGTCGATTCCGGCAACATCAGCAGTAACGATTTCACCCATTTCTTCAGCAACATGTCCGGCGCGAACCGCACCGCTCACCAATTGAAGCAGCACGCTGTTCAGCCGGCTGCCGACCAGGCGGCCGTCAAGGACATGATGACGGGCGTGGCGGACCAGCCGGACGTCAAGTCACCCAAGAAAAACGGAGGTGCCTTCATGCACGCCTTTGATGAAGTGCTCAAGGTGGGCTCCAACGTGCTTGACTGGGCTGCGACGGCAGTTGGTGTACTCGGCTTCATTCCAGGTTTGGGGGAATTGACCGATCTCGCGTCAATGATACTCGAGAGCGAGGCGCAAGCAGCAAATCTTCTGCACACAGCCATCACAGGCGGCAACATAAAGCAGGCGCTGGAAGAAGCGGGACTCAATCTTGCGGCACAGGCGGTGGGTTGTATCGGCGGCCCGGAGGTCAAACTAGCCATGCGCGAAGGCTTGACGAAGCAGGCAATTCAAGAAGCCGCGACGGCCGGCGTCAACCTTCCGGTCTCGATGGCACAATCTTACGCGGAGGACTATTTGAACTCCCTAAAGGAGCGGATTGAGTCCGCGGACATGCAAGCTGCAGGCGTTTACAGCTAG
- a CDS encoding SctD/MshK family protein: MNEPHSLHFEVLSGLYSGLTGKLGFGSSLIGSDLDADLVFIEQGLERHHFRIPPHHNSIEIEPLAPQVRIEGQRALLPNERVAVSLPAVIHAGEMSIRCSIEDSKQAGSISRWLGSTAVLASVLISSVAVGAVSTSFVETDSAVDVNADLHRNVDVAPKLAPNAPDAPTAEAAATRLQEEVDRAGLFDIKVRSEPGVVAADGTVTRASLPKWREVQEWFDRDRKDAYVLVNAVAIREEKTPSSISVEAVWRGSEPYLVIAGQKYFVGALLNNGWTVNGIEERRLLLSRNGRLVALPY, translated from the coding sequence GTGAATGAACCACACTCCCTGCATTTCGAGGTGCTGTCGGGGCTTTACTCCGGGCTGACCGGCAAATTGGGCTTTGGATCGAGCCTGATTGGTAGCGACCTGGATGCTGACTTGGTTTTCATCGAACAAGGGCTCGAACGTCATCACTTTCGTATCCCCCCCCATCACAATTCGATTGAAATCGAGCCTCTTGCGCCGCAAGTAAGGATAGAGGGACAACGGGCACTTCTCCCGAACGAGCGCGTTGCTGTTTCTCTTCCCGCCGTCATCCATGCGGGCGAGATGTCCATCCGTTGTTCCATAGAGGATTCCAAACAAGCTGGCTCCATCAGCCGCTGGCTCGGATCGACCGCGGTACTCGCCTCTGTCCTGATCAGTTCCGTCGCGGTCGGCGCCGTCTCAACGAGTTTCGTCGAGACGGACAGCGCTGTTGACGTGAACGCCGACTTGCACCGTAACGTCGACGTTGCACCTAAGCTGGCGCCCAACGCTCCTGATGCTCCGACCGCCGAAGCAGCTGCCACACGGCTGCAAGAGGAAGTTGATCGAGCGGGCCTTTTTGATATCAAAGTCCGATCTGAGCCGGGTGTTGTCGCTGCTGACGGTACCGTAACGCGCGCTTCTCTCCCAAAGTGGCGGGAAGTTCAAGAATGGTTCGATCGCGATCGAAAGGACGCATATGTTCTCGTCAATGCAGTCGCCATCAGGGAGGAGAAGACGCCGTCCTCGATTTCCGTCGAAGCCGTTTGGCGAGGAAGTGAGCCATATCTGGTCATCGCTGGTCAAAAGTATTTCGTGGGCGCGCTGTTGAATAACGGATGGACCGTCAATGGGATTGAGGAACGACGTCTGCTGCTGAGCAGGAACGGCCGGCTTGTTGCCCTCCCCTATTAG
- a CDS encoding histidine kinase — translation MAAPDGEQHLTPAPPPHLSRAGEVLHITRRERDLLCALSYVHLACGQSAQSLALLQIVAHEHSYDVELLRILVYALISEGHGDDALAALDRLDKLDDDPSSRLPLMVLRSHALRQAGRMAEARALFKSYVSLRSAAPIKQ, via the coding sequence ATGGCCGCGCCTGACGGAGAGCAACACCTCACACCTGCTCCGCCGCCACACTTATCACGTGCCGGTGAGGTTTTGCACATCACAAGAAGGGAGCGTGATTTGCTCTGCGCGCTTTCGTATGTCCATCTTGCCTGCGGTCAGAGCGCACAGAGCCTGGCTCTGTTGCAAATCGTAGCTCACGAACATTCTTACGACGTCGAGCTGCTCCGCATTCTGGTCTACGCTCTGATCTCGGAGGGCCACGGTGACGACGCATTGGCGGCACTGGACAGGTTAGACAAGCTTGACGACGACCCGTCTTCGCGCCTGCCTTTGATGGTCTTGCGCAGTCATGCGCTTCGTCAGGCCGGCCGCATGGCCGAGGCACGCGCACTCTTCAAGAGCTATGTTTCATTGCGGAGCGCTGCTCCAATCAAACAATAA
- the sctV gene encoding type III secretion system export apparatus subunit SctV, which produces MANTLHSLIVRAPANPDLMVALMLLLAIGMMIMPIPIVLIDMLIGFNLGFAILLLMVALYLKTPLDFSSLPGVILISTVFRLALTVATTRLILAEGDAGSIIHTFGDFVISGNIAVGIVIFLIVTMVQFMVLAKGAERVAEVSARFTLDALPGKQMAIDAELRNGHIDQNESRRRRAALEQESQLHGAMDGAMKFVKGDAIAGLIVICINMLGGITIGLLSKGMPLEETLHQYTILTIGDALISQIPALLLSITAATIVTRVNGPLQLNLGGDIVSQLTASTQALRLAAGVLIVMGLVPGFPLPPFIMLAVLFGAASFVNVGVQRAKNAAKTEVSSAGTPQAPSQGQKQTLPAEALPIALFLAPNLAGAIDKEELEQAIVRISTLVSSDLGITIPRIPTKIDQLLPESQFRVDVEGVPVGRDFVDPTQLMLNDDVANIELSGIPFRQDVETNRIWIEQLHAPALKAAGIGYHRPSEVVALRVQSTLMRYAQRLVGIQETRQLLGRMEQEYADLVKEVLRTMPVPRIADVLRRLLDEGIPIRNTRLVLEVLAEWSEREQNVVLLTEYVRSGLKRQICHRYANAHRVVAAFIVERHTEDIVRGAVRDTAVGPYLVLDDCDSEMLLSQFRKIHSSIARGQSQPVILGSMDIRRFVRGFLTRNGIDLPVLSYQDLAADFTVQPIGSVKLEASQHKTSPGERRDPIAATS; this is translated from the coding sequence ATGGCCAATACCCTGCATAGTCTCATCGTGCGCGCACCAGCTAACCCAGATTTGATGGTCGCGTTGATGCTTCTTCTGGCGATCGGAATGATGATCATGCCGATCCCGATCGTATTGATCGACATGCTGATCGGCTTCAACCTCGGCTTTGCCATACTGCTGCTGATGGTGGCCCTGTATCTCAAGACGCCGCTTGACTTTTCGTCCTTGCCAGGCGTCATCCTGATCTCGACCGTCTTTCGCCTAGCGCTTACCGTCGCGACGACGCGGTTGATTCTTGCGGAGGGGGATGCCGGCAGCATCATACATACATTCGGCGATTTCGTTATATCCGGCAATATCGCTGTTGGCATCGTCATATTCCTCATTGTGACCATGGTGCAATTCATGGTTCTCGCCAAAGGCGCAGAACGGGTCGCAGAAGTGTCGGCGCGTTTCACGCTCGACGCGCTTCCGGGCAAGCAGATGGCAATCGACGCGGAACTGCGCAACGGGCACATCGATCAGAACGAATCTCGCCGTCGGCGAGCGGCGCTGGAGCAAGAGAGCCAACTTCACGGCGCTATGGATGGCGCTATGAAATTTGTGAAGGGCGACGCCATCGCCGGGCTCATAGTTATCTGCATTAACATGCTGGGCGGCATCACAATCGGCTTGCTCTCCAAGGGCATGCCCCTGGAGGAGACGCTGCATCAATATACGATCCTCACCATAGGTGATGCGCTAATTTCGCAGATCCCGGCTCTGCTGCTGTCAATTACGGCTGCAACCATTGTCACTCGTGTCAATGGTCCTTTGCAGCTCAATCTGGGTGGCGATATTGTCAGCCAACTGACGGCCAGCACGCAAGCGCTGCGGTTGGCCGCCGGCGTCCTGATTGTGATGGGGCTCGTACCGGGTTTCCCTTTGCCTCCGTTCATCATGCTGGCCGTACTCTTCGGCGCGGCGAGCTTTGTCAATGTTGGCGTGCAGCGCGCCAAGAACGCCGCCAAGACGGAGGTCAGTAGCGCCGGTACGCCTCAAGCTCCATCGCAGGGTCAGAAACAGACCTTGCCTGCAGAGGCCCTTCCAATCGCGCTGTTCCTCGCACCAAACCTTGCAGGTGCAATCGACAAAGAGGAACTCGAGCAGGCAATCGTGCGAATATCGACACTGGTCTCATCTGATCTTGGTATCACAATTCCGCGCATACCAACCAAGATAGACCAGCTTTTACCTGAATCGCAATTCAGGGTAGACGTTGAGGGAGTGCCCGTTGGGCGAGATTTTGTGGATCCGACGCAACTCATGCTCAACGACGACGTAGCGAATATTGAATTGAGCGGTATCCCCTTTCGGCAAGACGTAGAGACAAATCGGATTTGGATCGAACAACTTCATGCGCCGGCTCTCAAAGCAGCCGGGATAGGGTATCACCGTCCGAGCGAAGTCGTCGCCTTGCGCGTCCAGTCGACATTGATGCGCTATGCACAGCGCCTGGTGGGCATTCAGGAGACCCGACAATTGCTGGGCCGAATGGAGCAGGAATATGCCGATCTGGTGAAGGAGGTGCTGCGCACGATGCCGGTTCCCCGGATCGCCGATGTCCTGCGCCGCTTACTGGACGAGGGCATCCCAATTCGCAACACTCGCTTGGTCCTGGAGGTGTTGGCAGAATGGAGTGAGCGCGAACAAAATGTTGTGTTGCTTACCGAATATGTTCGCTCCGGTCTGAAACGGCAGATCTGTCATCGCTATGCCAACGCCCACCGTGTCGTGGCAGCCTTTATCGTAGAGCGCCACACCGAGGATATCGTGCGCGGTGCGGTGCGCGACACCGCCGTGGGTCCTTATCTCGTTTTGGACGATTGCGATAGCGAGATGCTGCTTTCGCAGTTTCGCAAGATCCATTCGAGCATCGCACGCGGTCAGAGCCAACCCGTCATTCTGGGTTCGATGGATATCCGGCGTTTCGTCCGGGGTTTTCTCACCCGCAACGGGATCGACCTTCCTGTTCTTTCGTATCAGGATCTCGCTGCGGATTTTACGGTTCAGCCGATTGGATCCGTCAAGCTAGAGGCTTCACAACATAAGACTTCCCCAGGAGAGCGTCGTGACCCGATCGCCGCAACCAGCTAA
- a CDS encoding tetratricopeptide repeat protein has protein sequence MRDRIAYALQADADEETFRETLKQQPGKVNAAIPLARALLVRKRPDEALDVLDKVLLAVPADLRALNCEGSCA, from the coding sequence ATGCGCGACCGCATTGCCTACGCTCTCCAAGCGGACGCTGACGAGGAGACTTTTCGCGAAACGTTGAAACAACAACCGGGCAAGGTCAATGCGGCGATTCCTCTGGCGCGTGCCCTGCTGGTGCGCAAGCGCCCGGATGAGGCGCTTGATGTCCTCGACAAGGTCTTGCTCGCGGTCCCTGCAGACCTGCGCGCCCTGAATTGCGAAGGGAGTTGTGCTTGA
- a CDS encoding effector protein NopP, translating to MYGRINNFSENETYYRQDAEHSNCESQDFADAFARMQLQDSAGSSSSHPQYALLARPPVVEIDQATFRREARNYHGEAINRIANNPHEYSELVSERARRTVEVAEKYAVRRDSEDARYYSYQLGNMSVGLQRTERGFSMTEFESGRWRDQFPGRSEVTSVVDFQVAHPLVTNAGDILLEHQLRQDGERPLVNWRPANPEAKARAQAMGFVEVDEDDMVLDPTQSGKWELNSDGEWQRATSSRRYLSKADSDTEAAADSDEDGDFM from the coding sequence ATGTACGGTCGAATCAACAATTTTTCCGAGAACGAAACTTATTATCGGCAAGATGCGGAGCATTCGAATTGCGAAAGCCAAGACTTCGCGGACGCGTTCGCTAGAATGCAGTTGCAAGATTCGGCCGGCAGCTCATCTTCGCATCCGCAATATGCCCTCCTTGCAAGGCCACCCGTGGTTGAGATCGATCAAGCGACATTCAGGAGAGAGGCGCGGAACTATCATGGGGAAGCTATCAATCGAATCGCCAACAATCCTCACGAATACTCTGAGCTTGTATCTGAAAGAGCAAGGCGCACGGTAGAGGTTGCCGAGAAGTACGCCGTCAGAAGAGATTCCGAGGACGCCCGATACTACAGCTACCAGTTAGGAAATATGAGCGTCGGCCTGCAAAGGACTGAACGCGGATTCAGCATGACTGAGTTCGAAAGCGGTAGGTGGCGAGACCAGTTCCCCGGAAGAAGTGAAGTCACCTCAGTTGTCGACTTTCAGGTGGCTCATCCGCTTGTCACGAATGCTGGCGATATTCTGCTCGAGCACCAACTTCGGCAAGACGGCGAACGACCGTTGGTGAATTGGCGTCCTGCTAATCCAGAAGCGAAAGCCCGCGCGCAAGCAATGGGGTTCGTTGAAGTGGATGAGGACGACATGGTGCTCGATCCCACCCAGTCCGGAAAGTGGGAGCTAAACAGCGATGGTGAATGGCAACGTGCAACTAGTTCTCGGCGCTATCTCTCCAAAGCGGACAGTGATACTGAAGCTGCAGCAGATTCCGACGAGGACGGTGACTTTATGTAG
- a CDS encoding maturase, whose translation MPDDFVMGFESKADAQEMLLALKVRLASFGLMLHEGKTRLIEFGRFEALSRQRRGERRPETFAFLGFTHYCGRTRDGRFMVKHKTDGKRLTRKLTALRQDAWRLMHESLATQHQWFAAVLRGHYGYYGRPHNYPALNGFYREVRRTWMRCLRRRSQKSRRMGWSEFETLTTHFRLPGPGITRTWAQARI comes from the coding sequence ATGCCCGACGACTTCGTCATGGGCTTCGAGAGTAAGGCGGATGCGCAGGAGATGCTCTTGGCCCTCAAGGTGCGGCTGGCCAGCTTTGGCCTGATGCTTCATGAGGGCAAGACGCGGCTGATCGAGTTTGGCCGGTTTGAGGCCCTCTCGCGTCAGCGGCGCGGCGAGCGGCGGCCCGAGACCTTCGCCTTCCTCGGCTTCACCCACTACTGCGGGCGGACCCGGGACGGCCGGTTCATGGTGAAGCACAAGACGGACGGGAAACGCCTGACGCGCAAGCTGACGGCGTTGCGCCAGGACGCCTGGCGGCTCATGCACGAGTCACTGGCCACGCAGCACCAGTGGTTCGCCGCTGTTCTGCGTGGACACTACGGCTACTACGGCAGGCCGCACAATTATCCAGCGCTCAACGGCTTCTACCGCGAAGTGCGTCGGACGTGGATGCGCTGTCTGAGACGGCGTAGCCAGAAAAGTCGGCGCATGGGCTGGTCGGAGTTCGAGACCCTGACGACACACTTCCGTCTGCCCGGTCCGGGCATCACTCGCACTTGGGCGCAGGCGCGGATATGA
- a CDS encoding DUF2309 domain-containing protein produces MQLNLEFFDQPDVPPSAPAAWDQIDEAARMAAIEILARLIARLLPDDLAMEASDE; encoded by the coding sequence ATGCAATTGAACCTGGAGTTTTTCGATCAGCCCGATGTTCCACCAAGCGCGCCAGCAGCGTGGGACCAAATCGACGAAGCCGCCCGCATGGCGGCAATCGAGATTCTGGCGCGCCTCATTGCACGCCTGCTCCCGGACGACCTGGCGATGGAGGCAAGCGATGAGTGA
- a CDS encoding recombinase family protein encodes MSERVKITSSHLSRQAFVYLRQSSAAQVEHNRESTDRQYALAGKARDLGWPDERIIVIDEDLGLSGLGSVARSGFARLTAEVALARVGLVLGLEVSRLARNNAEWYRLIDLAGFTDTLIGDADGIYHSAVFNDRLLLRLKGTMSEAELHVLRARLNGESATRRRGVNCAAGCRSASSGARLMARSASILTKLSSSPFAVFLHALPRWDRRVAFGSGFVPRGSRSRCSCTPVPRSVGSRQATPPSTRS; translated from the coding sequence ATGAGTGAGCGCGTCAAGATTACGTCAAGTCATCTCTCTCGACAGGCTTTCGTCTATCTGCGCCAATCCAGCGCCGCACAGGTCGAGCACAACCGCGAATCAACCGACCGGCAATATGCGCTTGCCGGCAAAGCGCGTGACCTCGGCTGGCCCGATGAACGCATCATCGTTATCGACGAGGATCTTGGCCTCTCCGGTTTGGGCTCGGTGGCGCGTTCGGGCTTTGCCCGCCTCACCGCCGAAGTGGCGCTCGCGCGCGTGGGCCTGGTGCTCGGTCTCGAAGTCTCGCGGCTCGCGCGCAATAACGCCGAATGGTACCGCCTGATTGATCTGGCCGGATTTACCGACACGCTGATCGGCGATGCCGACGGCATCTATCATTCGGCCGTCTTCAACGATCGCCTCTTGTTGAGGCTCAAAGGCACGATGAGCGAAGCCGAACTGCACGTGCTGCGGGCTCGCCTCAACGGCGAATCCGCAACAAGGCGGCGCGGGGTGAACTGCGCCGCGGGCTGCCGGTCGGCTTCGTCTGGGGCGAGGCTGATGGCGAGGTCCGCTTCCATCCTGACGAAGCTGTCGTCATCGCCATTCGCAGTGTTTTTGCACGCTTTGCCGAGATGGGATCGGCGCGTCGCGTTTGGCTCTGGTTTCGTTCCGAGGGGCTCACGTTCCCGCTGCAGCTGCACGCCCGTGCCCAGATCCGTTGGGTCGAGGCAAGCTACACCGCCATCCACCAGGTCTTGA
- a CDS encoding zinc ribbon domain-containing protein encodes MREGNALLQGLVSCGHCGRRLHTHYRGRNSSPGYHCAGKVLVENRGVYCLNIGGVQVDDAITRAFIAALEPAKLTATLTAEREATGSLV; translated from the coding sequence GTGAGAGAGGGCAACGCCCTCCTGCAAGGTCTTGTCAGTTGCGGCCATTGCGGCCGCCGCCTGCACACCCACTATCGCGGACGCAATTCTTCGCCAGGTTATCACTGTGCTGGCAAAGTGCTGGTCGAGAACCGAGGCGTTTACTGCCTCAATATCGGCGGCGTTCAGGTCGATGACGCCATCACCCGGGCGTTCATTGCCGCGTTGGAGCCCGCCAAACTGACCGCGACACTCACCGCCGAGAGGGAGGCGACGGGAAGTCTAGTGTAG
- a CDS encoding DUF2274 domain-containing protein, with amino-acid sequence MLTRNRSATPTEPPKLIPPMIERFVATDRALRCPQRSDTHSVPRAAERSG; translated from the coding sequence ATTCTGACACGGAACCGCAGCGCGACGCCAACAGAGCCCCCTAAATTGATTCCTCCCATGATCGAGCGCTTTGTGGCGACCGACCGCGCCTTGCGATGTCCCCAGCGAAGTGACACTCATTCCGTCCCTCGAGCGGCCGAGAGATCCGGTTAG
- a CDS encoding IS110 family transposase, which translates to MDTVIGVDLAKNVFQLHGASMAGHLKFRKKLSRLQFRKFMAGHPSAVVVMEACGSAHYWAREMVKLGHEVKLIAPQYVKPFVKRQKNDAADAEAIVIAAQRPEMRFVEPKSEEQQARAVLFRARKRLVHQRTDLVNALRSVLYEFGHIIPQGIEQLKRIDAILEDPNSDLPELVREECRSLIDQIAYKTERIDAKAEQLKKLATRTVTAQRLQTMPGVGPLTALAIEAFAPDMAAFRRGRDFAAWLGLVPRQHSSGGKERLGRVSKEGQADIRQLLIVGAMSRLNWLGRKSIPSGSWLAQMLARKPRMLVAIALANKMARTIWAMLTRKEDYRNPAQAVTA; encoded by the coding sequence ATGGATACGGTGATCGGAGTGGATCTAGCCAAGAATGTGTTTCAGCTCCACGGGGCGTCAATGGCGGGACACTTGAAATTTCGAAAGAAACTGTCGCGGCTTCAGTTTCGGAAGTTCATGGCGGGCCACCCATCGGCAGTGGTGGTGATGGAAGCCTGTGGCAGCGCCCACTATTGGGCACGGGAGATGGTCAAGCTCGGCCATGAAGTGAAACTGATCGCTCCGCAATATGTGAAGCCTTTTGTGAAACGCCAAAAGAACGACGCGGCTGATGCCGAAGCAATCGTGATCGCGGCACAGCGCCCCGAGATGCGCTTCGTCGAGCCGAAATCGGAAGAACAGCAGGCCAGGGCAGTGCTCTTTCGGGCTCGGAAGCGCCTTGTTCATCAGCGCACCGATCTGGTGAATGCGCTGCGTTCTGTTCTCTACGAATTCGGCCATATCATCCCGCAAGGAATCGAACAACTTAAACGCATTGACGCAATCCTCGAAGATCCGAACAGCGATCTACCAGAACTGGTCCGCGAGGAATGTCGGAGTCTCATTGATCAGATCGCCTACAAGACGGAGCGGATCGATGCCAAGGCAGAGCAGCTCAAGAAGTTGGCGACGCGGACGGTCACGGCGCAGCGGCTGCAGACAATGCCGGGGGTCGGCCCGCTGACCGCACTCGCGATCGAGGCTTTCGCGCCCGACATGGCGGCCTTTCGACGTGGCCGAGACTTCGCGGCTTGGCTCGGCTTGGTCCCACGGCAACATTCCTCAGGGGGAAAGGAAAGGCTCGGACGCGTTTCGAAGGAAGGACAGGCGGACATTCGCCAGTTGCTCATCGTTGGGGCGATGTCGCGGCTGAACTGGCTCGGGCGCAAGTCGATCCCTAGCGGATCCTGGCTGGCGCAGATGCTGGCGAGGAAGCCGCGCATGCTTGTGGCGATCGCCTTGGCGAACAAGATGGCTCGGACGATTTGGGCCATGCTCACCCGGAAGGAGGATTATCGGAACCCAGCGCAGGCAGTGACGGCATGA